In Corylus avellana chromosome ca8, CavTom2PMs-1.0, the genomic stretch CAAACTAGAGCATCTCCACACCAGACGAACaaaaaacccatataaaatCACAAAGCATCCAACCATTGGTAGATCTCGTATCACTCCAATGGCCGCCCCTTAGCACGTCGATTACGAGGGAGACGAATCCTGACCTTACGATCTGGACCTTGTTGGGCTTATCCAAAGAGGAGAACACCAACAACGTGATGGCATTGGTATGTACGGTAGCATATTTGGTTGAGATTAAGGATCAGACGGCAAAAAGTAGCCGAGGGGTACAGATACCCTAAGGTCCTTAGGTCCTCGTGAGCTTTCTCAACGAGACCACGTTGTCTTCTTGCTCGAACACCTCCAAGCTCTTCAACGAGTGCCGAGTGAACAAAGCGGCCAAAAGGCGaagaatgaaagagaaagaaagggagagagagggagacgaGCGaccaaagagagagaatgaaagaccAGAGGGAGACGAGCGagtgaaagtaaaaataataaaaaaaattatctagtATGAACAATGAATAGGCTTTGCAGCCTATTCACTATTCATTCTAGAAGAAAAAGAGCTATTTTCTAGagataaaaaattagaatttgacTACTATGAGCCATTTGCCTATTCTCTTGGAGACGCTCTAACGATGAAACTGTTGTTTACATTCTTTTGTAGCAGATAAccaccaaaataaaatattcaatttgcATATGCATTGCCCTTATCTTGTATGAAGGATTTTCCCACATACATATACcgacatatacatatacataacTCAAAAGGCTATCTCTCTTTATGAGTAAATTTAGGTACCTCTTATTCAGATTTGgttgttttctctcttttttttttctttttcttttttttttttctttttgttgttgtaaatAATCGAGATATTATTGAAAGTGTAAGGTGCCCCCATGtgcataggaagtatacaagaaaagcAACCTAGGTAGTAGggacaaaaagaacaaggaaatcatgaaaactaatcactggttgttttctttattaaggAGCGCATCTCCTTCTTGCTTCTTAATCAAGTCCAACACTTACAATTAAAAAGCAACTTTTCTTTTAAGGaggaaatttattttctttaatagaGATGAAAAGTACTTCGGGGTGAAAAAACCATGCATAGTGAGTTGGGCAGTCACACATATTCAAACATACTATTGTACTCAATAAGTcacaaaaaatttatcaaacCTCACGATTGCCAATCTGATCTAGCAGATAAGATCCATGCAAGCGCAACATTTTCACCTGCAAGAGAACAAACAGCATATATCTAGTCCATTATCACTGTAAAATGTAagacaaacaaaattaattggAACAATGACAAGACCATCGAactaaagaaaaggaaataaataattttttttttttaaaaaaaaaaaaaaactactaaccACAACATCTAGCCAGCCAACAGCTAATGCTGATGATATTACTTCCCAATATTTAGTATTATCCTCGATAACCTGCATAGAACAATTTCATAAAAGATATGACCATCTTAGATAACCTTGATACATATCACCGGTCAAAGACAAGTTAAAACATCAGACACTAAGTAAACAACAAAAACAGTAAGCCAAAGCGATTTCATAAATAAGAACCTTAACCCAACAAAATTTTGTGCTCAATTTGTGATGCAAGAAAAGCCACTCTGAGAACTAGTaacattaattttctttaacAGACATTTCATCCACACCCATACAATCAGCTAGATTAGTTCACAACAACAGCCAACCTATTTACATGAGAGGGAAGAAATCAACTATGCACAAGTTAGGATGCCATAACAACATAGAACCATAATGAAGTTACCCCAGAATCCCATATACAAAAATTGTTGAGGATTTTAAGTTGAGTTTTGATAGCAATCCTGCTATAAACTTCAGTGAGAAGCCGCAGAACATTATGAAAATCAGTTAAATTGTCTGAACCGTCATGAAGTATCAcgtttcttaaaaaaaagatgaagagaaAGAACAGCATACAGCCAAACCTGTAAAGTGACAAGCTCTTTCTGAAAATCCACAACTTTCAAATGGATTGTTGCTTGTGTAGAGGAGAGAAGGCTATCATAATCCTGCCACAAGATACAACAATTAGATGGACAGGGTAACAAATTACAAAATGTAATTAAGAAGCAGCTCAAGAGCACAGAAGAAAGATCATTACAGTTAACCAATCAACAAGACGTTCAGGTAGCCATGCTTGAGATAGCTTGTCTGCATAAAATACTTCCATCAGCTCCCATGCAGCTTTCAAACAGGTTGGCTCCTCAACTTTCTACATGTTTTGAggtttttgatgaataataatttattaaatgaaaaagGCCATGCCCTCATACacaaaagtatacaagagagacaacCACCCAAAAGGAGTCAGAAATCTAAAAAGTTAAGATCTATAATATTCGAAGAGGATAAATAGGAACATAGACTACAGCCCAATCTAAGAAATATCTCAAAAAAGaggattttaagaaaaacatattGGACTCGCAGTCCTCAAAAAGGCGCTGATTCCTCTGTCCAAATGCTTCATATTAAGAATGCAAGAATAGCTTTCCAGATAGCTTTATGTTTTGAACTTAAAAACAAGAgaaattaaattggaaaaagaaGCCTTATGTGACTAAGTGAGGTTCAAAGTTAAACATACATTACCTAATGTTGTCCGCAGGCccatcaatacttaatcaaagAGCAActagaaaaccaaaaaaccaacaTAACAACAGATTCACCTGTAAAACTGCCTGTGGGTCTTCAATCGCTGGACTAGGAAGTGACTTCGGATTACCGAGAAGTGAATTTATGTCCTTGCTGTAGTCCATCACATACTCCCACCTGATTTTTTTCAGAAAGagtcaaataatatataataaacgtTGAATTCTATGAAGTAACAATTTATGCGATAATAGATGTATTAAGTAAAACTTATGATCAGACAACAAGCAGAACCCCTCAAATGAAACAGACATACACTTCTCTACAGAAAACCAGTACAGGTTTAAAAACACATTCAACTTTCCCcagcaaaatattttcataatgaACTAAGCTCCCAAATAAATAatctttcttatctttttcttttttatataaagttCATGTCTTTTGCGATTCTAATTGAAAAGATTCAAATTCAACAGCCAAAACATCATATTTCAGTCCTCTTAATATAATGAATGTTATTATTATAAGCTTcacataataacaaaatataagtaCCCTGTCCAAAAGGggaaaagaagtaaaattgtaattgcacaaaacaaaacgactaaaatttcaaaatgctCAATTCATTTATCTGAACTCTTCATTTCTGAACAatcaaaaaaacattaaatttaatttttaacttttcttttcctcttctcagctttctcagcaaccaaacagaacttCTCAATAGTCCTTACCACTCAACGTGATACGGCGACGAGATCTTCGACAAGCTCGCGACCGAGTTCCTCCGGCTCTGAAGAACCGCGAATGGCGAGACGGAACCGTAAGCGACCCTCCGTAACTGCGCGTCGCTGATATCTCCATCTCCATTATTAAGCCTCACCTCCAACACCTTCCCGCCGACTTCGTCTCCGTCGGAGCCGTCACCGGATGCTCGACGGAAGAACGAGACGCGGAGGGAGTTGCCTCGGGCCCACGAGATGGCGACGCGAGCGATCGGCGGCTTGAGGCCGTGGTGGAGGGGATAGACCACCGGGCCTCGGGCCTCCGGCAAGAAAGGAACGAGAGCTCCGGCGCCGGACACGGAGGCGCCGTCTCCGGGGTCTGAAGCAACGCCGAGCATTGTGGCCGGAAATGCCGAGGGTTGGACTGTGTTATACTGTGAGTGTGTTTGGAGGGGTGGGGGTTTGGGGAGGTTTTGCCAAGAGGAATTGACGTGCGCACGGGTGGAGAGTCTAGCCACTTCGCAAATAATggattaaattataaaattaaataaaaagggaaaataacgTTTAGGGTCTAGGTTTTCATCTTATTTAAATTTAGTAattgagttttcttttttaagaatatatCCTTCTATCACTTTATAATTAAAGTTAATAGTTTGTCATTTGTTACGTGTATCTCATTTAACATGCTAGTGTTCATGATATAATGCCACATTCACAACCGTCAAGTCAttcataaaacaataaaatataatataataaatggTACAAAATTCATAGGTTTTGTGTTCCTTTAACTATCCCTCGTCATATCAACTAGTTTTTGTAGGactttgcttttttttattgaatgatttggCACTTGTTGACATGTCATTGTATTGGGATGTTATGACAAATTAAATGATACACACGTGACATATGACAAGTAGTTAACTTTTATAATAGAGTGATAAATtgacatattttaatttttggcaAATCCTAAGGATggtattcttaaaattaaaaactcaaaaaatccaAATCAGATGAAAACCTAaaagctaaatatgattttttttaaaaaaaaagaaaaaaaaaatttaaaatttatggtGATTAATGAGGAACtagccaataaaaaaaaaaaaagacatgtgTTCACCCCATAAAgttgagtaattttagaagtcacaaTTGTATTCTTTTTGTATCACTTCATgaatgatgtaacttttaaaattatcatttgatcaaaattcaattatgaTCACAAGCCCAACAACACTTACATGACCCTCAAGTACGACCACACCCCTCTACTATTATGGGGGCTAGCGTCACCCCAATTCTAAAACAATTTAAGGCAATTTGAGCCTGCAAATGTTTTCGgttaaaaaagcaaaacaataCAGTATCTGTTAGAGTCAGTTCTAGTGAGGCACAAAAGGATGTAAATTAAAGTCGATTTCCTAGTCAAAATATAAGCTAAATGTCCTTTATTTAACATGGCCACAACTACAAATGACATGCTTTCTAGAGAAATCAACTCCAGATTATTACAACATGGGCTAGCCAATCCACCTGCCAAGCCTTCCTCcttttcacatatattttccAAGTCTCTCTCTATATAAAGATTACCATCTAGAACTTGCGACAGAACTGCTGAAATCTCTTGATCTCATGTAATGACATGACAAACACATAATATAACAAGCACACTTGACTGAAAGGTTTAAATTGGTGATCTTTTTTCACAGCGAAATGCATATCATTATTCCCCTCTAGTTTTATCACTGATGTCCATTGAAGAAGAATGGAGAGACTCTTTTACAATCTCCTGAATCCTTTTCTTCATTAGCTTATCTTTAACACCTGCAAGTATATTTCGGTAGAACATTTCCAACCCGATGAGCTTCCGACGATCTGCAGCCTCCAACATGTTCTCCCATTCCTTTGCAACGTTAAAAGTACCGAAGTTCTGCAATGAGGCTGGAATATCTTGCTGTTCAAaaggttttccaaaaattgaGCCATGAAGTATGCTAGCATACCGTTCCATCAAAGAAAGTTTTGATTGAAGAAGCTTCATCTCCTCCATTgccaaagacaattttttgtCTATTTCTGTGACTCTTTCAGAATCCTTTGCTCCAAAATTATCTTCCTCCCCAGAAGTCTTCAACTCCTCTTGTTTGAAATCTTCCGTAAGTGGAGGCCATAATACCATAGTGGGAGAAAAACAATCAACTGTCTTACCATTGCCAAGAGCCCCACTCCTTCCCCGACCCCAAGACCAAAGCTTATATCCATCATGTGCAACAAGAAGAGTATGTGCAGCCCCACAAGCAACTTGTACTGGATCCTGAAATTTAGACCATTGTGGCCCGTTAAATGAAATTAGCAGAGGAGAAGCGGCATCCCCTGAATCAGAAATAGCAGCATCTGGGCATAGGCCAAGACCCTTCACCATTCCCCACGACCACACTTCTCCTGCTGACGAAACAACACTAGTATGAAACAAGCCACAGTCAACAGAGATCAGATAAACAGACTGCTGCAATTCTTTCACAGGTTCAGGAAATAATGCACTCTGTGTAGTTCCATGCCCAAGCTGCCCCTTGTCACCAAGGCCAAATGTCCAGCACACACTTTCTAGTGTGTCACTTACTCTCTTTTTACGAGTGAGCAAAGCCGTGTGAAAGGCCCCACATTCTACCTCATAAACTGCCCAAGGAGAGTCTTCATTAAATGTCTTAATGATTTCAGGATGCAGCCTGCTCTCTCTATCCCCCAAACCTAACTGGCCATGTTTGTTGTTACCCCAAGAGTAGCATACTAGGTCATTACCTTTATATGTTTCTCCAGCACTAACCAAGGCCACAACATGCTCATTTCCACATGCCACCTTGACAACATTGTGGCCATAGAAATCCCAGACAGGTGTTGGAGTGAAAGTGCTTACAAGAAAGAATTCAGCTTCATCGCTGCTACTTTGCTGTGGGCAATTGCCCCAAATCCAGAGGGCCCCAAGATTATCAATTGCTAGAGACATCATTCCTCCAGCTTTGATAGAACAAACCTAAAGTAGACAAAGTAATAACAACCACACCAGATAAGACTCTAGGCCAGATTCTTTCCCGCACAACAGTAATATGATTATTTCATACCTTCAGTGACACCTTACTCTTTGTTTCCGACTCATCTGTCTGAGAATCAGGAGATGCCAACCCAACAAATTGCTCCAGCAAGCAGGGCACTGCAGAATTTTCTCCACTAACACCAAGTTGGCCATCCATATAATAGTCAAGGATGTAGAAAAATATTCGAAAGTGTTAAAAAACatggagaagaaaaattatcCATGCAATTTCCATAACTACAATCTGTTAGGGAACTGAATGCGGTGAAAGAAGATATTACACCCTCAGTGTGAAGGATACAGATGTTGTAACCCCAGCCCCAAATAGATCCATCATCTGCAGTACACAGAGAGCAAGAAATCAGAGCTAGGGAATCACTTCCAAGTCCCAATTATTTCATTGTTTTGCTAGTTAAAATTCACTGAGCTGGATCCACACATCTGACAGTTGATTAGTCTAAGCACAACTTACTAAGATAGGAGTACAATGCTTACAAATTCTGTAGATTTCTAGGAAGAAGAGGTCTGTCTCTTCAAATCCAGACCACGCAGCAAAattgtgggagagagagagagagagagagagagacttaatAGCCTTTTACGTGACCCCTTTTCACTACATTACGCATAACTAATTCCCTAATCAAAGATGACATCTTTCAGTGCACGAGATTCTATGCAGCCTTGGTTATTcatataaaacaattttatagTTTTCAGGGACCTCACTAGAGCTGGCAAGACTTCAATGCCATTAGGCCAGCCTGAATCCAAAGAACTTGTAAAGCCCAAAACATATCTGCTTGTTGTTATTGAAGAGAAATGATGCAAAGAATCAAACTTCAACCATCTCTCATTGGTAAATGGTAAGTCAAGAGGAAAGAACAAAAAGGACGCATCTTCCCAATAACCAAAAGTAGCCCAAGAACATAAAAATGGGTAAATCTACAATATGACATCGGTAAGTAAAGGTAAAGATAAAGAAAAGCATGCAAAAAGCTTTATATGTTGTGTGCAGTAGGCCATATTAATTCTAATGCCTGCCTCATGAACTTTCCAAAAAGTGTAAGAATCAAACAGTGAAGCGGACTTTGCAGCTTGTTAACAATTGCAAACTGGGCTACATTTATGAGCTTTTGGAATAGTAATTGTGATATCCAAAGAAACGAAAACGAAAAGAGGAAAATATAATGGATAAATCCATAACCTGCAAGAGCAAGACTATGATAAGCGCCAGCAGCTACACCCACAAACTTGAGCCGCTCTTCTTTCGATCTACCGGGAGAATCAAAATTGACACGGACCGGTAAAAGCTCGTCCGCCTCTGAACCGGTCCCGAGTCGCCCAAACATCCCTCTTCCCCACGAGTACACGCACCCATCCCCTGCAATCGCCAACCACAAAACAACCCATGTATGTAAAGCTCTGTTTGATTGCAGagaaaatgtaaataaataGCAAACAAAATGCAAATGGTTCAGAGCACCTGTGAGAGCGAGAGTGTGAGCTTCACCGGCAGCTACCGCGACCACTTTGCGGGACAAGTTAACTGCGTCGTTCATTGTTGCTGAATAACACGGAACGACAGAGTAGTGAGGGTGTTAATCATCGGGACGGACAGTGGATAATTTATCGTTGTGCGGTTGTGGGACCGACGGAACGACACGATTACACGGTAATTATCCCGGAAATGCAATGGCAAATCTGAAGTAGGAGGAATTGAGGAAATAAACTGTGAAGATGACAACGGGTTTATCGTCAACGTCACGTCGTTCTAGGAGAGTCGTTTTTTTATGCCAATGTCGTTTAATTCACATGTAGAGTCGTAGAGAGTGATTAAAAATAAtgaagggaaaaatgtaaaattagtccctatggtttacctgatttacaattaacttcatatttgtatcaaaatgaactttgAGATCCCTAGAGGACCCGTGGTTGCCAAAGCCTAGGGCCCACCCAGCAAGATCGCCGGTACACATCTTGCATAGACAAGCCAGAGTTTCTGAGCTCCTAGACACTGAGACAAACTGGTGGAAGACGACTCTAGTGCAGGAAATATTCACCGATGAGGAAGCAAAAATGATTCTTAATCTAGGGGTAAGCCCTTGCCGAGGACAGGATATACTAGCATGGGAATATACCAAAAATGGAATTTTCAGTGTAAGGAGTGCGTATCATCTGGCCTTAGAAAAAATGGAGGAAGGGGAGGCAAGTAGTTCGGGCTCTAGCTCCTCAGGCACGTATTGGAGGCAAGTCTGGAATTTTAAAGTGCCACGGGTGGTGAAATTTTTCTTATGGAAAGCCAGCAATAACATTTTAGCAACCAAGGAGAAGTTCTTCCAGAAAAAGGTGGTTCCAGACCCTTTGTGCCCCATTTGTCTGATGGAGACGAAAACCATTAGCCACTGTCTTTGGTCATGTCCAGCCGCACAAGACGTATGGGCAGAGTGCAAAGGGAAACTACAAAAAAGAAACTGTTTGGCAGGAGACTTCACTGAAATTTTATTCCACGTTGGTCAGGGGCTGGAAGAGGAGGAACGGCATCTGCTAGCAACTGTCGCTAGAGGAATATGGCTGCGTAGGAACAAGTTTGTTTTCGAGGGCATTTTCCAAGCTCCCTCCGAGATCCTGCGAGCCGCGAGAGAACAGATGACAGCTTTCGTGGAGGCTTCACGTAGGCAtactgtaacatccccagcttGTTAAGGCCGAGTttgctacttttcttctttcacaacaaaagttcttgcaaagatctataaggtctatcagagtacttgattttgaaagatacgaaaaatgcataaaacatttttcaagagattttattacaagcgaaattagaaaacattaaactttagttgcggaatatcatatcattacaataacttatatgaaaagactttgaaaattaataattattcccaccccattccggcctcctattccagcatcctttctacctgaaaacaagaaataaaactgaatgagcccaaagggggcccagcaagtaacatccacGACCATAAAtggttttactccttgttctcagttttgaaaatcattttcgcaaataaatataattctagccataataatatctgtatgtacggttgcatctcccgtaacatatacatactattacatctagtaatagatcatcgttgtaaatcatctttataaatcatcatcataatgcatcaatataaataatctttgtaaatcatcttagcatatcttcgttgaaaatatagtatcattttctcataataaggcccatgtacactattacccctgtgcacgagggttgcgggtccttgtgaccatggcactgaactggggccacagccatgcccgaccgtcaattaactctttcttggtgcactcaacggtctagttgatggaataccaccttctggcatagcctccttcagtggtttcgcctccatccgagtatcggtaccgaactctcatcttatcttatcttgggaccaaaaatactctcctccatacatgtgccctcatttcataaacatttatctcatctcttgtacttttctttgtacttcttttgatgcatcttagggcaacatgtaggagggtttatcatcatttttttctttcttataatcatcatcatttctcaactttcttttcttaaaatggaaacttttccaaatataaacttgttgtgcttaaaaagcctttaaagaaatataaactttctaaataattcttttagaaatccttcatgcatgcaacataacttcataatacgtaaataaaataattatttacaatttgatacaagaatatataaatagcatgacatgaagtaattttagaaggggtagtgaatttacttacctctagactgaagctaaaagtggtatgaaggaatccagttgctccaatatgactaacaccactagtatattttttgaaactaatttctaaagtccgctatctcttgtgttctttctttcttgtagcgcttggtctcgccctttctctctctgttctcagtaaacactcttagaaagaagaaagaccgagtaaaaagcggaagaaggaagaatatatgcaagagatgggagaggagatgagtggtgaaaattctgaaggagaagagctctatttataggagaaaatcaaacactattctaccgtcaatttacaattataccctcattttactatttcaccaaccctatactatttcaccaaccctatactattctaccttcaatttacaattataccctcattctatcttcaatttacaattataccctcattctatcttcaatttacaattataccctcattttactatttcaccaaccctatactatttcaccaaccctatactattctaccttcaatttacaattataccctcattctatcttcaatttacaattataccctcattttactatttcaccaaccctatactatttcaccaaccctatactatttcaccaaccctatactattctaccttcaatttacaattataccctcattctctaattaccactctcataaatttcccaagaattaagatccttagctacaatggatattaaaataacatcattatcaaaataatctatttaaatagctttgaaaattctgggacactacacaTACAGCACCCAGTAGTAGTCCTTCTGCTCGGGGAGACGGGTCATGGCAGAAACCTCCAACAGGGATGATGAAGATTAATTGGGATGCGGCGGTTGACAAAGAGAGAGGTCTAATCGGCATGGGAACTATTATTAGGGACCATTCCAGTGAGGCCATAGCAATGTATAGTGCGCCCAAATCTTTCATAACTAATCCTTTTTTGGCTGAAGCGATAGCTGCTCGCACAGCGATTGAATTTAGTCGATCTGTCGGGTGCCGGAATTGTATTTTAGAGGGAGATGCACAGGGGGTGATCAATGCTATCAACCAATCCGAAGCTTTCATGGGGGAACACGGTCAGGTGATAAATGATATTAAGCTAGCTCTGGAGCAAGGAGGACACTGGTAGGTGAGGTTTATAGGCCGGGACAACAACGGAGCTGCTCATATGTTAGCCAAGCTGGCGTTGCAATTTCCAAGCCCCCTTAGTTGGAGCAGAGATTTTCCAGCTAGCCTGGAAGAGATTGTAAGGAACGAACAATTCGGATGATTTTTTTGGAATGAAATactacttcaaaaaaaaaaaaactttgagatccctagatatgccaaaaaaataatttagtttctacaatcaaattccgcccactaatttaacagatttcaTTAAGGTGAGATTGACTTAAATGCAACAAGTGTCACAATTTTGTGGGTTCTGATGTTTCATGTCATCAAAATCTGATAACTCagtaaacaaaatttgactgtaggaaataaattatttttttggcatacctcaaggacctttaagttcattttgcTATCACAATaagctaattgcaaatcaagtaaataacaaggactgatttttcattttttccaatAATGAAAAATGCTGCACACACTTCCGAGTTATGATAGAGAGAACACGGGCGTGATGCACGCccgtgttttttaatattttttaatattaaaataaaaaataataaaaaacacgGGCGTGGTTCTCTGTATCATCACTCCACACTTCCAAATGCTCACTCTGACATGTCAGTAAAAATTATTactaaatctaaaatttaatagtgattaattcaaaatctaatgataatttttaatgaACATCAGAGAGTGTGCATTTGAGAGT encodes the following:
- the LOC132190237 gene encoding ultraviolet-B receptor UVR8, which gives rise to MNDAVNLSRKVVAVAAGEAHTLALTGDGCVYSWGRGMFGRLGTGSEADELLPVRVNFDSPGRSKEERLKFVGVAAGAYHSLALADDGSIWGWGYNIYGQLGVSGENSAVPCLLEQFVGLASPDSQTDESETKSKVSLKVCSIKAGGMMSLAIDNLGALWIWGNCPQQSSSDEAEFFLVSTFTPTPVWDFYGHNVVKVACGNEHVVALVSAGETYKGNDLVCYSWGNNKHGQLGLGDRESRLHPEIIKTFNEDSPWAVYEVECGAFHTALLTRKKRVSDTLESVCWTFGLGDKGQLGHGTTQSALFPEPVKELQQSVYLISVDCGLFHTSVVSSAGEVWSWGMVKGLGLCPDAAISDSGDAASPLLISFNGPQWSKFQDPVQVACGAAHTLLVAHDGYKLWSWGRGRSGALGNGKTVDCFSPTMVLWPPLTEDFKQEELKTSGEEDNFGAKDSERVTEIDKKLSLAMEEMKLLQSKLSLMERYASILHGSIFGKPFEQQDIPASLQNFGTFNVAKEWENMLEAADRRKLIGLEMFYRNILAGVKDKLMKKRIQEIVKESLHSSSMDISDKTRGE